A single window of Carassius auratus strain Wakin chromosome 9, ASM336829v1, whole genome shotgun sequence DNA harbors:
- the LOC113108772 gene encoding pleckstrin homology domain-containing family M member 3-like isoform X3, with product MEGLEVEDISPALEATEEYLHCLDDNQGDGRVHQPKLKEASTMDKLNSSGVWGLLTGKQSEISPKNMAWAEQSSFTVLGLRHGKRNRARSTNDLAAHAKETNSTTNTSSGGFKRGHNRSRSDVNNRTYTDNGIPAIDKNTLKNMALNDHRDAHKESSPSLVKQGTLEHREGPWGRWTTCHVELTPCELRLYSLDSSGNQQLCAALSLSHCQGVSAPQPQDGRVLQAVFFNSTRVQLRAPCQWEALEWRRLLWDRVLAARPVNRKGEPARAISPTPHEPDPDAATVPAPRPLVRPTALPLFTQHCADVLKAGLLHQLTDLNNWRAFTFVLSRTELQAFPTEGRGPVSEPLLSYPLASCLAVQRDDEDGDTISRFQAVFPDDVLRLRAETESKAQDWVEALRTAVTAQRPHWENNQVVIRSKPGRERRHREAQRAKRQSVTTSFLSILTCLAVEKGLTAQSFRCAGCQRPVGLSRCKAKVCSYSGWYYCPSCHQDNLFLIPARLLHNWDTNKHKVSKQAKEFLEFVYEEPLLDVQQLNPCLYEHCEALAAVLKLRQQLQSLRAYLFSCRATVAEDLRRSYVKTVGVTKSVR from the exons ATGGAGGGTCTGGAGGTTGAGGACATAAGCCCCGCCCTCGAGGCCACTGAGGAGTACTTGCACTGCCTCGATGACAATCAAGGAGATGGCCGGGTACATCAGCCCAAGCTTAAAGAGGCATCCACCATGGACAAGTTGAACTCCAGTGGGGTGTGGGGGCTACTGACAGGAAAGCAATCTGAAATATCACCCAAAAATATGGCCTGGGCGGAGCAGTCATCTTTCACTGTGCTAGGACTGCGACATGGAAAAAGGAACCGGGCCCGATCCACCAACGATTTGGCGGCTCATGCCAAAGAGACAAACTCCACCACCAATACATCCAGCGGCGGCTTCAAGCGTGGCCACAACCGCTCCCGTTCAGACGTCAACAACCGCACTTACACCGATAATGGCATCCCTGCCATTGACAAAAATACACTCAAGAACATGGCGTTGAATGACCACAGAGATG ctcaTAAGGAGAGCAGCCCTAGTCTGGTGAAGCAGGGAACGCTGGAGCACAGAGAGGGCCCATGGGGCCGTTGGACCACCTGTCACGTGGAGCTTACACCCTGTGAGCTGCGTCTATACAGCCTGGACAGCAGCGGCAACCAGCAGCTATGTGCCGCCCTCTCACTGTCCCATTGCCAAGGGGTGAGCGCACCGCAGCCGCAGGATGGACGTGTACTCCAGGCCGTCTTCTTTAACAGCACTCGTGTGCAGTTACGCGCACCCTGCCAGTGGGAGGCACTAGAGTGGCGTAGACTCCTATGGGACCGTGTCTTGGCTGCCCGTCCAGTCAATCGCAAAGGGGAGCCGGCCCGTGCCATCTCCCCTACCCCTCACGAACCTGATCCAGATGCGGCCACGGTGCCAGCCCCTCGACCCCTGGTACGTCCCACAGCCCTACCACTGTTCACCCAGCACTGTGCTGATGTTCTTAAGGCCGGTCTTCTGCACCAACTCACCGACCTCAATAACTGGAGGGCCTTCACGTTTGTACTGAGCCGCACTGAGCTGCAGGCCTTCCCGACTGAGGGAAGAGGCCCAGTGTCGGAGCCGTTGTTGAGTTACCCTCTGGCCTCCTGTCTGGCTGTGCAGCGGGATGATGAAGACGGAGACACCATCTCCCGCTTCCAGGCGGTCTTCCCTGATGATGTGCTGCGCTTGCGGGCAGAGACCGAGTCCAAGGCCCAGGACTGGGTGGAGGCCTTGCGCACGGCAGTGACGGCTCAGCGCCCACATTGGGAGAATAACCAAGTGGTGATCAGAAGTAAGCCAGGCAGGGAGCGACGGCACAGGGAGGCCCAGAGAGCTAAACGACAGTCCGTCACCACTAGCTTTCTCAGCATCCTCACCTGTCTGGCTGTAGAGAAGGGTCTTACTGCTCAGAGCTTCCGATGTGCAG GATGCCAGAGGCCAGTGGGTCTGTCACGGTGCAAGGCCAAAGTTTGCTCTTATAGCGGTTGGTACTACTGCCCAAGTTGTCACCAGGACAACCTCTTCCTCATTCCTGCGCGTCTACTGCATAATTGGGACACTAACAAACACAAG GTGTCAAAACAAGCGAAGGAGTTTCTGGAGTTTGTTTATGAGGAGCCCCTGTTAGATGTCCAGCAGTTGAACCCGTGTCTGTATGAGCATTGCGAGGCATTGGCAGCCGTTCTCAAATTGAGACAGCAGCTCCAGTCTCTCAGGGCTTACCTCTTCAGCTGCCGGGCCACAGTGGCAGAAGACCTTCGCCGCAG
- the LOC113108771 gene encoding isocitrate dehydrogenase [NADP] cytoplasmic-like isoform X2 produces MSQKIKAGSVVEMQGDEMTRVIWELIKEKLIFPYLELDLHSYDLGMENRDATDDKVTVEAAEAVRHYNVGIKCATITPDEKRVEEFKLKKMWRSPNGTIRNILGGTVFREAIICKNIPRLVPGWIKPIIIGRHAHGDQYKATDFVVPGPGTVEMTYTPKNGGEPIKFVVHDFKGTGGVALGMYNTDSSIRDFAHSSLQMGLNKGWPVYLSTKNTILKKYDGRFKDIFQEIYDKEYKAQYEAKGIWYEHRLIDDMVAQAMKSEGGFIWACKNYDGDVQSDSVAQGYGSLGMMTSVLVCPDGRTVEAEAAHGTVTRHYRMHQQGKETSTNPIASIFAWTRGLLHRAELDKNAELRVFAEALEAVCVETIEAGFMTKDLAICIKGMSSVKRSDYLNTFEFLDKLAENLKIKLSSQPKL; encoded by the exons ATGTCTCAGAAGATTAAAGCTGGCTCTGTGGTGGAGATGCAAGGAGATGAGATGACCAGAGTCATATGGGAGCTCATAAAAGAGAAACTCATTTTCCCTTATCTGGAGCTCGACCTGCACAG CTATGACCTGGGAATGGAGAACCGTGATGCCACTGATGACAAGGTGACTGTTGAGGCAGCCGAGGCTGTGAGGCACTACAACGTTGGCATCAAGTGTGCCACCATCACTCCTGACGAGAAGCGTGTGGAGGAGTTCAAGCTCAAGAAGATGTGGCGCTCTCCCAACGGAACAATCCGGAACATCCTGGGAGGAACTGTGTTCCGAGAGGCTATTATCTGCAAAAACATTCCCCGCTTGGTCCCTGGTTGGATCAAGCCTATAATTATCGGCAGGCACGCACATGGAGACCAG TACAAAGCCACAGATTTCGTTGTTCCTGGTCCTGGAACCGTGGAAATGACATACACACCTAAAAATGGAGGGGAGCCAATCAAATTTGTTGTCCATGACTTTAAAG GTACTGGTGGAGTGGCTCTGGGGATGTACAACACCGACAGCTCAATCCGGGACTTTGCTCACAGCTCTCTCCAGATGGGGTTGAACAAAGGCTGGCCGGTGTACCTCAGCACCAAGAACACCATCTTGAAGAAATACGATGGCCGTTTCAAAGACATTTTCCAGGAGATCTATGACAA agaGTACAAGGCTCAGTATGAGGCCAAAGGCATCTGGTATGAGCATCGGCTGATTGATGACATGGTGGCTCAGGCCATGAAGTCTGAAGGTGGGTTTATCTGGGCCTGCAAGAACTATGATGGAGATGTGCAGTCAGACTCTGTCGCTcagg GTTATGGCTCATTGGGTATGATGACCAGTGTGCTTGTGTGTCCTGATGGGCGTACAGTAGAAGCTGAGGCAGCCCATGGCACTGTAACACGGCACTATCGCATGCACCAGCAGGGCAAAGAGACGTCCACCAACCCTATTG CCTCTATCTTTGCGTGGACACGAGGGCTGCTGCACCGGGCGGAGCTGGATAAGAACGCAGAGCTGCGGGTGTTTGCTGAAGCACTGGAGGCCGTTTGTGTCGAGACCATTGAAGCTGGTTTCATGACAAAGGACCTGGCCATCTGCATCAAGGGCATGTCTAG tgtCAAGCGCTCTGATTACCTCAACACTTTTGAGTTCTTGGACAAACTGGCTGAGAATCTGAAGATTAAGTTGTCAAGCCAACCCAAGCTATAA
- the LOC113108771 gene encoding isocitrate dehydrogenase [NADP] cytoplasmic-like isoform X1: MDYSRNRMRFGGSKMSQKIKAGSVVEMQGDEMTRVIWELIKEKLIFPYLELDLHSYDLGMENRDATDDKVTVEAAEAVRHYNVGIKCATITPDEKRVEEFKLKKMWRSPNGTIRNILGGTVFREAIICKNIPRLVPGWIKPIIIGRHAHGDQYKATDFVVPGPGTVEMTYTPKNGGEPIKFVVHDFKGTGGVALGMYNTDSSIRDFAHSSLQMGLNKGWPVYLSTKNTILKKYDGRFKDIFQEIYDKEYKAQYEAKGIWYEHRLIDDMVAQAMKSEGGFIWACKNYDGDVQSDSVAQGYGSLGMMTSVLVCPDGRTVEAEAAHGTVTRHYRMHQQGKETSTNPIASIFAWTRGLLHRAELDKNAELRVFAEALEAVCVETIEAGFMTKDLAICIKGMSSVKRSDYLNTFEFLDKLAENLKIKLSSQPKL; this comes from the exons ATGGACTACTCAAGAAACAGAATGCGTTTTGGAG GGTCCAAAATGTCTCAGAAGATTAAAGCTGGCTCTGTGGTGGAGATGCAAGGAGATGAGATGACCAGAGTCATATGGGAGCTCATAAAAGAGAAACTCATTTTCCCTTATCTGGAGCTCGACCTGCACAG CTATGACCTGGGAATGGAGAACCGTGATGCCACTGATGACAAGGTGACTGTTGAGGCAGCCGAGGCTGTGAGGCACTACAACGTTGGCATCAAGTGTGCCACCATCACTCCTGACGAGAAGCGTGTGGAGGAGTTCAAGCTCAAGAAGATGTGGCGCTCTCCCAACGGAACAATCCGGAACATCCTGGGAGGAACTGTGTTCCGAGAGGCTATTATCTGCAAAAACATTCCCCGCTTGGTCCCTGGTTGGATCAAGCCTATAATTATCGGCAGGCACGCACATGGAGACCAG TACAAAGCCACAGATTTCGTTGTTCCTGGTCCTGGAACCGTGGAAATGACATACACACCTAAAAATGGAGGGGAGCCAATCAAATTTGTTGTCCATGACTTTAAAG GTACTGGTGGAGTGGCTCTGGGGATGTACAACACCGACAGCTCAATCCGGGACTTTGCTCACAGCTCTCTCCAGATGGGGTTGAACAAAGGCTGGCCGGTGTACCTCAGCACCAAGAACACCATCTTGAAGAAATACGATGGCCGTTTCAAAGACATTTTCCAGGAGATCTATGACAA agaGTACAAGGCTCAGTATGAGGCCAAAGGCATCTGGTATGAGCATCGGCTGATTGATGACATGGTGGCTCAGGCCATGAAGTCTGAAGGTGGGTTTATCTGGGCCTGCAAGAACTATGATGGAGATGTGCAGTCAGACTCTGTCGCTcagg GTTATGGCTCATTGGGTATGATGACCAGTGTGCTTGTGTGTCCTGATGGGCGTACAGTAGAAGCTGAGGCAGCCCATGGCACTGTAACACGGCACTATCGCATGCACCAGCAGGGCAAAGAGACGTCCACCAACCCTATTG CCTCTATCTTTGCGTGGACACGAGGGCTGCTGCACCGGGCGGAGCTGGATAAGAACGCAGAGCTGCGGGTGTTTGCTGAAGCACTGGAGGCCGTTTGTGTCGAGACCATTGAAGCTGGTTTCATGACAAAGGACCTGGCCATCTGCATCAAGGGCATGTCTAG tgtCAAGCGCTCTGATTACCTCAACACTTTTGAGTTCTTGGACAAACTGGCTGAGAATCTGAAGATTAAGTTGTCAAGCCAACCCAAGCTATAA